TATAATGCGCAGTCAAAGAATTGTCAAAGATTTTCCCTCAACGAACGCAACGACTTGGGTCGCGGTCGGCAGGAGGCGCTAAAGCGAGGTCGAAGAAGCGTGTCGGAGGGAAGAGATCAGCGCGTGGGACGACGGGAGAGGAGCCGTACGGTTGCCAGTGCACCAAACCCGGCTGCCATGGCGGTCAACATGACCGTCAGAAGCACGGTCCAGAGGCCGTGCCAGGCGAGCAGTCCCCGAGGGGTCGCAAGAGGCGGAATCTCCGATCCGGTCGCGATCCCGGCCAACAACGAGAAGGCCGCCTGTCCGAGAGTAATCATCCAGTCGGTCAAAAGCGACGGCTCGGCGAAAGAGCCCGAGATCCACGAGGTGCGCGAGATCAGCGCGGCGCCGAAGCCGACCGAGGCGGCGAACAGACCGATACCGATTCCGAAAAGGACCTTGACCAGGCGCAGGTGGTCGCGGCTCCCCATCTTGCGCAGGGGGTCCCGGCGGACGCGCTCCATGACCGAGTGACGCAGCGTCTCGGGCGGTACGACCTGGGGCAGGCTCTCAAGTGCGGCAAGCGTGCGATGGTGGCCCACGACGCGCCGGCGGCAGGCTTCGCAGGCGTCGAGATGCAGCCGCACGCGCGAGGTTTCATGATGCGGCAGGCTTTCTTCCGCGAACTCC
This genomic stretch from Candidatus Polarisedimenticolia bacterium harbors:
- a CDS encoding zf-HC2 domain-containing protein encodes the protein MESCARLVTLLPEFAEESLPHHETSRVRLHLDACEACRRRVVGHHRTLAALESLPQVVPPETLRHSVMERVRRDPLRKMGSRDHLRLVKVLFGIGIGLFAASVGFGAALISRTSWISGSFAEPSLLTDWMITLGQAAFSLLAGIATGSEIPPLATPRGLLAWHGLWTVLLTVMLTAMAAGFGALATVRLLSRRPTR